In Megalobrama amblycephala isolate DHTTF-2021 linkage group LG10, ASM1881202v1, whole genome shotgun sequence, one DNA window encodes the following:
- the LOC125277172 gene encoding uncharacterized protein LOC125277172, translated as MPTPGVQRAAQTTFSVPDVPGVAEEVSTKKKHDIPKPKQTPTTESSGMINAKDISQEYVPKKVPTPKLCDGHKLKHKSKKTPSECGDTKDKTDIVNTGIGVAEEVTKLWECQATEQIVARVKAVHYRFDMTLRHKEFLSLRPHDRLCGEVMESYIRSVLNEHDKSGKIYQLNHHTTFVIFYGKREQVARQGLKDVNFEAFDGVITFLNIRDIHWKFVYLHLPSQQIFVVDPACATPDIRSLTNASKKFQQYFKMRHNRLGKEDLVNIEWKTGHINHTVQEDATSCGVFVLQMIKETVKQFPVIPQEFQINPSAENIQNLRREMARDILLAAESNEEFCSTCGLRDLPNKTDVQMIDWIQCDRCCRWFHILCVGLQCNSSDETEWFCELCRMH; from the exons ATGCCCACACCTGGGGTGCAAAGAGCAGCACAAACCACCTTTAGTGTCCCTGATGTTCCTGGTGTTGCTGAAGAG GTgtctacaaagaaaaaacatgaCATTCCCAAACCAAAACAGACCCCAACAACTGAAAGCAGTGGCATGATAAATGCAAAGGACATTTCACAAGAATATGTTCCTAAAAag GTCCCAACACCAAAATTATGTGATGGTCACAAACTaaaacacaaatcaaaaaaGACACCAAGTGAGTGTGGTGACACAAAGGACAAGACAGACATTGTTAATACAGGCATTGGTGTTGCTGAAGAG gtaACTAAACTATGGGAATGTCAAGCCACTGAACAGATTGTAGCACGTGTTAAGGCTGTCCATTACAGATTTGACATGACGTTGAGACATAAAGAATTTCTGTCTTTGCGACCCCATGATAGACTATGTGGAGAA GTTATGGAAAGTTACATCCGCTCTGTCCTTAACGAACATGACAAGTCTGGGAAAATTTATCAGTTAAACCATCACACCACCTTTGTAATTTTCTATGGCAAAAGAGAACAAGTGGCTCGACAAGGCTTAAAGGAT GTTAATTTTGAAGCATTTGATGGGGTTATCACATTTCTTAATATAAGGGACATCCACTGGAAGTTTGTG TACCTTCATCTTCCATCACAACAAATTTTTGTTGTGGATCCTGCATGTGCTACACCTGACATCAGGAGCCTGACAAACGCATCAAAAAAATTTCA ACAGTACTTCAAAATGCGTCACAATCGCCTGGGAAAAGAGGACCTGGTCAATATTGAGTGGAAAACTGGTCACATAAACCACACAGTGCAAGAGGATGCTACCAGTTGTGGAGTATTTGTTTTACAG atgaTAAAGGAAACTGTGAAACAGTTTCCAGTCATTCCACAggaatttcaaataaatccttCAGCAGAAAATATACAAAACCTCAGAAGAGAGATGGCACGGGATATTCTGCTTGCAGCAG AATCAAACGAGGAATTCTGCTCTACCTGTGGGCTGAGAGACCTCCCAAACAAGACAGATGTCCAGATGATTGACTGG ATTCAATGTGACAGGTGTTGTAGGTGGTTTCACATTTTATGTGTAGGCCTACAGTGCAATTCTTCTGATGAAACGGAATGGTTCTGTGAGTTGTGCAGGATGCACTAA